TTCTCAAATTCGTTCAGGTTGAAGCGGGCGATTCCATAGTATAATTGAAGATATGGATCCGCCGGATCATGGGCTTCGGCTTTTCCAAGCAATTCCAGAGCTTCGGGAATCCGGTTTTCATTGAGCAAGGGAAGGACTTTGTCCAGTATCCTGTCGATCTTGAATCCGGAAAGCACGGTACCTCCAAAAACGGGCTGAATAAAACATTTTGCAAGAGGCTTATAATATCAAAAAAAAAGAAATCTGACCATTTTTTTCCATTTTATCTGATAGATCGGCTTTTGATCATCTCCTGAAACCAGTCCTGAGATTCAAGTGTTTCCATCACATCGACGGCCATTACTCCGCACCCCCGTGCATTGCAATGGGTGTCAGGAAGGAAATAATCACCGCGTCTCTCGCCATTCTTCCACAATTCGCTGAATTTCTGGAAATTATTCACCAGAGGTATCCTGTATCTGGTTGAAATCTGCAGCATGCCCCGGTTTGCCGTATCAGGATAATTCGCGAACAGGATCCGTACCTGATGCTTGTCGCAGATGCCCTTGATTGTCGTCAGGTCGTCCAGCAGCCAGCCGGTCGCCTTCTCCCCGTTTATCTCTCTGGAAACAACCTTTCTCACCCATGCGGCATTCTCTTCGTCTCCGGCCCTGCTGAAATACTTCTGCGCCTGCTGATAATTATTCATTACCAGATGTCGCCAGGCAATGTCTTCCAGCTCCGCAGTTGAAGATATGTCAGCAGTCTCAGCAGAAAAGTAAAGCAGGCTTGCTTCCCTTACTTCCGTACTCCCGGTATTCAGGATGTCCATCTGCTGTCTGTAAGATTCGATCTGCCTGCAGTCTTCTTCATTCAGTCCGGCAGCCTCCGCTTTTTTGAAAAGATCCAGGGCTTCGCTGAAAGCATTTTTTCTGTACTTGAGTTCTCCGAGAAAAAATAGATTGTCGGCAAAATCCGGATCATGACTGAGTCCGTCTTCTAATATACTTACAGCCCTGTCGGGTTGAAACGCGTCGCTGTATAACTGTGCCAGCAGATTATATCCTTCTCCGTAGTCAGGATATAGTTTTAATGCTGTTCCGTACCAATCCAAGGCCTGTTCAAACATGCCGGCCTGCGAGTAAGTATAGCCGATCCCCAGCATAGCTCCTGTATCGTTTGGTTTCAGCTTTAGCGCTTTGCGGAAATGTGCAAACGCTTTTTCCAGGTCGCATTTTTCTAAAGCAATGTAGCCAAGCCCAAGCTGCAGGAGAAAAGTGTTGCCGTTTTTCCCTCGGGTTTCCTTTACATAATTTTCAGCAAGCTCGTAAAGATTCGGCAGATGACCCCGAGAACTTGAAAAGTCGATGGAACAGGTTGCTTCCCTGGTCTCAAATTTGAAATCTGTTGTCCGTATCACTTCCAGAAGCTCTCTCCCCCTTTTTTTTGAGTACTCTGACAGTCCTTCAGAAATGTTTCCCAGGAGGTAAGAAAGAAGCCTCATGCTTTTCAGGTTATATCGAATGTAGTCCACTGACAGTCTGGGCATCTTGTCATCATAACCTGACAGGTTGTAACGATTCTGTCCTCCAACCTGCACCACCACTATCTTTGGAGCATAGCAGAGCAGCTTGTCTTCAAAGTCACTCAGCAGCCGTCTGGAATTGGCCCCGACGATCCCGCCATTGACTACGGAAAATCCATGGCCAGGATACTTCCGGTTCAGCATAGACTGAAGCTGTGCAGGATAAGTCTCATCCCGGCCGACCCCGTACCCGTATGTGAATGAATCGCCGGTACAGAGAATCACGATCTGTCCGCCAGCTTTTTTCCCGGATCTCTGCTGCTCTATGGACAGACCTGCAAGCCGCAGGGCTCCTTCCAGCAGAATCAATCCGGAGCAGCAGCCGAGCAGAAAGACGAACAGCTTTTTCATGTTTTATCCGGCAGAGCGAGAATCCGCTCTCCGAGAATCCTCGCAGTCTCGAGATTGCCCAGCAGATTGCAGTGCCTGTCCGGCAGAAAATAATCGTTCCTTGATTTACCCGTCTGCCAGAGCTTACCGAATTCTGCGGTCAGGTCTGCCAGAGGTATTCCTTCACGCTGAGCCACTTTGCGCAGCGGCAGGTTATCCATTTCAGGATAATTCAGGAATAAAAGCGGCAGTCCGGCCTTTCCACAGATCAAAGCCACAGAATCCAGATCTTTTTCCAGCCATTCGGCAGCTGTGTCATCATTGAACTGATTGGAAAGCAGCTTTTTGATCCAGGCCGTGGCTTCATAGTTCTTCCCGCGTTCAAAATACTCCAGGGCTTTCTGATAGTCCCGTTCCCCGGCGCAGAACCAGCCGAGATCAACCAGAGCCTGGGTGTTGCTTGGATCCAGCTCAATAGCCCTTAACAGGAGTTTTTTTCCCAAGTCCTTATTGTTGAATGGATCCAGGTCAATCTTGGCTCTGGCCTGCATCCGATTGAGCTCACTTTCCTCCCAGGAAAAAAAAGTGCCCATCTGGATGGCCTTTTCAAAAATGCTGCAGGCTTCTGAAAGCCTGCCCAGAAGCTGCACCACTTCCCCCAGTGAAGTGTAATTGTTCGGCATTTCAGGATTCACCCTGATCCCGTCCCTGAAATATTTTTCAGCCTTTCCGTATTCCTTCAGCTCGAAATAAAGACTTCCCAGAAAATTGTAAGCCCAGCCATTGCCTGGATCGAGCTCCATGACCCTCGCGAACCAGCGCTCGGCAAGGGCATAATTTTCAGAATAAAAGTAAGCCTGCCCGATCCCAAGCATGGGGCCTGTATCGTGACTGTCCATCTGAAGCGCTTTTTTGAAGTACTCGAAGGCCAGCTGCAGCTTTTTTTCCTCAAGTGAGGAAAACCCCAGACCTACGAGCAGATGTTCGCTGCCAGGATATTTTCTAAGTCCTTCCCTGAATTTTTCCGAAGCTGCTGCGAAATTACCTATAGAAAACTTATCCCAGCCCTGGGCATAGACATCGTCGGCACTGGATTCCAGTCTGGAATTAATGCATTTCCTCGCCCCATCGAAATTCTTTTCCCTGATCAGGTCCCAGACTTCGCCAGTCAGCCTGAAATAATCGATCGAACAGACTATTTCAGTAGAGTTTTTATCATTTCCCGGGAGGATTTCTGGAAGCGCTCCGGCAAAACGTCCTTCCTCGATCGTAAGTTTCAGCGCCAGTGCCAGGTCTTCCCTGGAGTCCTTCAGATCCTTATATAGCATCCGGAACAGCCTCAATACCCTGGAATGGTTGCTTAAAGCATAAAAAAATCGCACCAGTTGATTGGATCCTTCGTCGTAGCCGGTAAAATTCATCCTGTTCTGCCCGCCCACCTGTATTGTAACGAGGTCAGGTTTGTAGCGGGCCAGATTGTCGGGCAGGTTGTCGAGCAGGTATCTTGAATTGATGCCTCCCACTCCAGCATTGACCACGCGGAACTTTCGATTCGGTTGATGCTCGTTAAGCCATTTTTCAAGGAGAGCCGGATAATCGCTGCCCTTCTCAACTCCAAAACCATAAGTGAACGAATCGCCTAGACAGAGGATCAGGAATTCAGAAACATCCTGGCGTTTGACCACAACACGGCGCAGCACGATCAACAAACCGGCAGCCTGAAAAAAGGCTTCCAGAATCAGCAGCCCGCAAAACAAGCCCAGGACAATGACCAGAAATCTCTGCTTCAATCTACCTCCAGCTATGATTTTACCATAAACAGAGGTTCTGGTAAGCTAGTGGAGTGTTAACAAAGTTTTATCAGATATCTGATTGACTTGATCTCGTCGCTGGCAGGCTTTTCACAGCGGCAATCGTGCAATGAAACTTTGTTTACAGTCCACTAGTGGAAGAAATGATAAATCTGGAGAAAAACAACGCATGAAAATCCTGGTCGCCATGAGCGGAGGTGTGGACTCGTCTGTAGCAGCGCTGCTTCTGAAAAAAGCCGGGCACGAGGTTTCGGGAATCACACTGAAGCTGTGGGAGGAAAATTCCCGCTGCTGTAATCTGGCAGACATACACGACGCAGCAGCTGCGGCCAGGAAGATCGGAATTCCCCATCATGCCTATGACCTTAAAAAGAATTTTCTGAACGAGGTAGTGGATTATTTCATAGATTCTTACCGGGCCGGGGTCACACCCAATCCCTGCGTGATTTGCAACCAGCGGGTGAAAATGGGTACTTTGCTCGCGCTCTCTCGGGAATGGGGATTCCAGGCACTCGCCACCGGTCATTATGCAGGGATCGGAGAATTCCAGGGATTCCGGCTGCTCAGGCAGGCGGCGGACCAGGCCAAAAGCCAGGAGTATTTTCTCTGCTTCCTGAAGAGCGAAAATCTGTCCAGCTACTTTTTCCCGATCGGAGAGCTTTCCAAGACAGAAGCCAGGACCCTGGCCAGGGAGGCAGGATTGCCGGTTGCGGAAAAAAAGGACAGCCAGGACGTCTGCTTCATCCCAAAGCACAAAAAATTATGGGAAGTCTTTCCTGAGCTGCTTCCTAAGAAACCAGGCAAAATCGTGACTGAAGATGGAAAAGTGTTAGGAACTCATCAGGGGTATTACTTTCAGACCATCGGACAGCGGAGGGGTTTGAATCTTGGCCTGGGCGTTCCTTATTATGTGATCAGGATCGTACCTGCAGAAAATCTGCTGGTGGCAGGACCTGAGGAGAGGTTGTTCTCCACAGCTTTCTGCGTATCTGATCTGAATATATTTTTTCCGGGTTTTGAAAAACTGGAACTATCCGTAAAGGTGAGGTTTGCCGCCAAACCAACTTCCTGCCTGGTAGAACCTCAGGATAAAGGGTATAAAGTCACTCTTTCCGAGCCAGCCCGCGCCATTACCAGCGGCCAGATCGCCTGTTTTTATCACGGTAAATTCGTAGTTGCTGCTGGAGTAATTACAGCCAACCCTTAGCTTCTAGCACTTCCAGGACATTCTCAGCCATCAGCGCACATCCTCTGCCGCTGCAATGCCCGTCAGGCCGGATATACTCCTCCCTCTTCCCCCCCGCTTTCCAGAGGAGGCTGAACTTCCGGAAATTGTCCACCAGCGGCACCAGTTCTTTGGCAGATATTTGGATCATGGCTTTGTTCCCGGATTCAGGATAGTTCTGCAGGATCAGATGTATCCCGTTCGCAGAACAGAACCGGTTGATGGTCTCCAGGTCTTCGATCAGCCATCTGTATGCATCCGAACCGCTGATTTCAGAGGATAATATTTTCCGGACCCAGGCAGCGTTCCGCCTGTCGCCGGCCAGGTCGAAAAATTTCAGAGCCTGTTCGTAATTTCCCTGCTCCACATGTTTCCAGGCCAGGTCGCAAAGTTCGGTTGTAGAGCTTAAATCCGGTTCTGCCGGAAAATAGAACTGGCTCATCCCACTTACTGCAGGATCCTGATTTTTCAGGATCGACATCTGTTCCCTGTAATACGCAATGCGGTTGCTGTCCTCTTCATTCAAGCCTGCGGCCAGGGCCTTGCTAAAAAGTGTTTCCGCTTCACTGAAGTTGTATTTTCTGAGTTTCAGTTTGCCGAGTGAATAAAGATTGTCGGCAAAATCCGGGGCATGCTTCAGACCCTCTTCCAGAACACTGACTGCCTTGTCGAACTGGAAACTGTCGCAATACAGCTGTGCCAGCTGATTATAGCCTTCAGCGCAGGCTGGATAAAGTGCGAGAGCGGTTTCATACCAGTCCCTCGCATAATCGAACATGCCTGCCTGAAAATATGCATATCCTAAGCCGATCAGTGCACCTGTATCATTCGGTTTCAGCCTGAGAGCCTGCCTGAAATGACTGATCGCGGAATCCAGTTCGCATTTTTCGGCTGAAATGAATCCAAGGCCAAGCTGCACCAGGAATGCGCTGCCATTTTTTGTGCCCTGCTCATTGAGATAATTTTCAGCTGCGTCCAGCAGATTGGACATGATGTAGAAAACTCCCCTGGCTTCAGCTTCGCTCGTACTGCCCTCCAGGTACCGGCCGGCAGCCGCTAAATCTCCGGCTCTTAAATATTCCCAGATCTTGCCCTGCTGCTTTGTAAAATCAATGGCACAGGAAATTTCACCTGTATTGAAACTGAAATCGCGCGGTCTGAGCAGATTTTCAGGGGAAATCAATGATTGATCCGACCGCCAGGCAAGAAATCCCTTCTCTGAGAAATTTGCCAGCAGGAAACGGAACAGTCTGATCACTCTGGAATTGTATCGAATGTAATCAAATCCAGCTATTTTGTCGTCATAGCCTGACAGATTGAAACGATTCTGCCCTCCTGCCTGCAGGACAATGATCGCAGGGGAATATTTCCGGAGATAGTCAGGCAGGTCCTTCAAAACCATTCTGGAATTTGCGCCCACGATCCCTGCGTTGATTACAGAGTAATCTGAGCCGGGGTATTTCAGTTTCAAAAGCTCTTCCAGTTGAGCTGGATAGGAATCTTTCCTGTCCAGGCCATACCCGTATGTGAAGGAGTCACCCAGGCAGAGAATGGTTCGCACACTGCCCTGCCGCTTCTGAATGTCCCGCCGCAGCTTTACGAAAAAGCCGGTTGCCTGAAAAAATGCTTCCAGCAGCAGCAATCCGCAGAATAATCCAAGAAAAACGACCAGAAGTTTCTGCCGCAATTTTCCTCCAACCGCCCAACTGTGGTACCGGGTCTATACAATTGACAAAATCTGCTTTTCAATCTCTTCCATGCGCTTTTGGACTGTTTTATCCTGTTCCATTGAAATTCTCATTCTCCGGCCTGCCTGGCTTACACCGGAAACACTTAACTCCGGGAAAAGCCGCTGCAATTCTGCCAGATTCGCATCAGTATGTTTCTGCAATAAAAAAATGCTGAATTTCCGCTTCTCGTTTTCGCTGGCCCAGTCGAACTTCTTTAACTGCTCCCAAAGCATCTGGATTAAGTTTTTATCTTTCTGTAATTGTCCGATTGCCGGTATGCTTCTATCTTTTTTCAGTACTTTGACATATCGATTTTTTATTCTGTTAGAAAATTCTTCACTGCCCAGTATTAAGCCAGCCTCTGCTAATTCTCCTGGGTCTTTATCATTCTGCCCTATCTTTTCTGTAAGATAATCCAGGTAAGCTTTATTTTTTCCACCATTCTTCCCTTTGAAATATTCAAGTATCAGACTGGTATCGATGAATTCCGGAATTTCCAGATCAGTTCCTGTAAAGTAGAAGCAACTGCTCCATTCATATTTCCATGGCTGAACAATTATACCAGCTCTTACAGGATTCAGATGTATATAAGTAGACACAGTTAATGCATAATTATCAGAATCTATAAGAATAGCTCGGAATCTTCCTGCAAAAAGGTGGCCTTTCCGCTTGTATTTTGAGTTGTAATATTTTGTGTAACTGGCATTGATGAAATGCATCGCTTTGCAGAGGCTGGGTTGTGGAGTCCGGATAAACAGGTGGTAATGATTTCTCAAGAGACAATAACTGTGAATCAAGATACCGAATTTCCGGTAAGTCTCTTCTAGATAAGAAATGAATTTTACCCTGTCATCGTTGTCGCGGAAAATCCTGCTTCTGGTATTCCCGCAGCTCATGACATGGTAATAGGCATTTTCAAATTCGATCCTGAGTTGTCTAGACAAAGTATCTCCAGTGAGCTGATTTTTGTATTATTTTAAACAAATCAACTCACGCTGTCAAATGTATAGACCCGGTACACTCTTCCCTCCCACTCTTCCCTCAAACATTTTCTATTTCTAATTTTAACATAAAATTTATTCTACCCATCGAATTAAGAAACTCTATTTTTTCTTTCTCATTTTCAAAATCGCCTTCTTCTGACCAACTGATACCCAAAAGGATTATGAGTTTTAGTGTATCATAAATATGCATTCGTTCCTCCTTACTTAATTCTCGCGATTTTGAATATTCGCTAACAATTTGCGCCGCCTGTTTTTCCTTCACTTTCATTCCTGGAGGCCATGTCCACCAATAAATTAAACTGGCAATATCGTAAATAAGATAAGTGTAAAAACTCATATCAAAATCAAGCACCGCAACTATTTTGCCATTTTTAAATAGAAAATTTCCGTAGTTTAAATCGGCATGACATAACCCTTTTGGTAGAGAGGCTGGAAATTCCAGCTTGTCTAATTCGGCTTTAAACCATTTCCCTTTTTCACTTTTAGCCAATAGAGAATGTTTATTAACAAATTCTTTCCAACAATATGCAACATCAAAAATCTCTCTGTCTTTAAAATATTCCGGGGTGTAATTTTTCGTGAGATTGTGTAATGATGCAACTGCTTTTATAACTTCAGCAACTTCTTTGCCATCAAAAATATCGTTCGGATTTTCACCATGTTCTCCCTCGACGAACTCGATAATGATAAACGGTTTTTCTTTGTATGTTCCGAAAAGTTCCCCAGAACGATTTTTTAAAATTGCCGGAACGGGAAAATTTACGCTTCGTAAGTAATTTAATAGCTGTATCTCAAAAAATACATGCTTTTGCGGCCTGTTTTCGTAATACCGCAAGACGAATTTTCCCGCGCTTGTTTCAAGCAAGAGCGTTGTTTGCCCCGCACCATTGGCAAATGTTTTAAATCCCCGATACTCGCCTAAATCATAATCGGTAAGGATGTTAGGCAAGTCTGCTTCTGAAATTGTAGTTTTTACTGGCATAATTATTTCAATAAATTATTTGAGGAAACACCGAGAGCTTTAGCAACTTTGTGAACGGTCAATAATGACTGATTTCTCCTTCCTCGTTCCAAGCCACTAACATACGACCTGTGAACATCTAAAATTCTTGCCACATCGCCCTGCGATATTTTCTTTTTTCAGGCGGGTTTCCCTCAACTTTTCACCTAATTGTATAACTTCGTTTTTTATAAATGGTTTATCCACACTTTCAAACATTTTAGCAAATGTTGTATGACTGGTCTATGAACCCGAAATCCGGGATAGAGTTTTTGTGAAGCAATATAAGAGGTTCATAAGCTTTAGTCGGCAAAGTCAAAACACTATTTGGGATTTTTTGTTTG
The DNA window shown above is from Candidatus Wallbacteria bacterium and carries:
- a CDS encoding tetratricopeptide repeat protein: MKKLFVFLLGCCSGLILLEGALRLAGLSIEQQRSGKKAGGQIVILCTGDSFTYGYGVGRDETYPAQLQSMLNRKYPGHGFSVVNGGIVGANSRRLLSDFEDKLLCYAPKIVVVQVGGQNRYNLSGYDDKMPRLSVDYIRYNLKSMRLLSYLLGNISEGLSEYSKKRGRELLEVIRTTDFKFETREATCSIDFSSSRGHLPNLYELAENYVKETRGKNGNTFLLQLGLGYIALEKCDLEKAFAHFRKALKLKPNDTGAMLGIGYTYSQAGMFEQALDWYGTALKLYPDYGEGYNLLAQLYSDAFQPDRAVSILEDGLSHDPDFADNLFFLGELKYRKNAFSEALDLFKKAEAAGLNEEDCRQIESYRQQMDILNTGSTEVREASLLYFSAETADISSTAELEDIAWRHLVMNNYQQAQKYFSRAGDEENAAWVRKVVSREINGEKATGWLLDDLTTIKGICDKHQVRILFANYPDTANRGMLQISTRYRIPLVNNFQKFSELWKNGERRGDYFLPDTHCNARGCGVMAVDVMETLESQDWFQEMIKSRSIR
- a CDS encoding tetratricopeptide repeat protein gives rise to the protein MKQRFLVIVLGLFCGLLILEAFFQAAGLLIVLRRVVVKRQDVSEFLILCLGDSFTYGFGVEKGSDYPALLEKWLNEHQPNRKFRVVNAGVGGINSRYLLDNLPDNLARYKPDLVTIQVGGQNRMNFTGYDEGSNQLVRFFYALSNHSRVLRLFRMLYKDLKDSREDLALALKLTIEEGRFAGALPEILPGNDKNSTEIVCSIDYFRLTGEVWDLIREKNFDGARKCINSRLESSADDVYAQGWDKFSIGNFAAASEKFREGLRKYPGSEHLLVGLGFSSLEEKKLQLAFEYFKKALQMDSHDTGPMLGIGQAYFYSENYALAERWFARVMELDPGNGWAYNFLGSLYFELKEYGKAEKYFRDGIRVNPEMPNNYTSLGEVVQLLGRLSEACSIFEKAIQMGTFFSWEESELNRMQARAKIDLDPFNNKDLGKKLLLRAIELDPSNTQALVDLGWFCAGERDYQKALEYFERGKNYEATAWIKKLLSNQFNDDTAAEWLEKDLDSVALICGKAGLPLLFLNYPEMDNLPLRKVAQREGIPLADLTAEFGKLWQTGKSRNDYFLPDRHCNLLGNLETARILGERILALPDKT
- the mnmA gene encoding tRNA 2-thiouridine(34) synthase MnmA; its protein translation is MKILVAMSGGVDSSVAALLLKKAGHEVSGITLKLWEENSRCCNLADIHDAAAAARKIGIPHHAYDLKKNFLNEVVDYFIDSYRAGVTPNPCVICNQRVKMGTLLALSREWGFQALATGHYAGIGEFQGFRLLRQAADQAKSQEYFLCFLKSENLSSYFFPIGELSKTEARTLAREAGLPVAEKKDSQDVCFIPKHKKLWEVFPELLPKKPGKIVTEDGKVLGTHQGYYFQTIGQRRGLNLGLGVPYYVIRIVPAENLLVAGPEERLFSTAFCVSDLNIFFPGFEKLELSVKVRFAAKPTSCLVEPQDKGYKVTLSEPARAITSGQIACFYHGKFVVAAGVITANP
- a CDS encoding tetratricopeptide repeat protein — encoded protein: MRQKLLVVFLGLFCGLLLLEAFFQATGFFVKLRRDIQKRQGSVRTILCLGDSFTYGYGLDRKDSYPAQLEELLKLKYPGSDYSVINAGIVGANSRMVLKDLPDYLRKYSPAIIVLQAGGQNRFNLSGYDDKIAGFDYIRYNSRVIRLFRFLLANFSEKGFLAWRSDQSLISPENLLRPRDFSFNTGEISCAIDFTKQQGKIWEYLRAGDLAAAGRYLEGSTSEAEARGVFYIMSNLLDAAENYLNEQGTKNGSAFLVQLGLGFISAEKCELDSAISHFRQALRLKPNDTGALIGLGYAYFQAGMFDYARDWYETALALYPACAEGYNQLAQLYCDSFQFDKAVSVLEEGLKHAPDFADNLYSLGKLKLRKYNFSEAETLFSKALAAGLNEEDSNRIAYYREQMSILKNQDPAVSGMSQFYFPAEPDLSSTTELCDLAWKHVEQGNYEQALKFFDLAGDRRNAAWVRKILSSEISGSDAYRWLIEDLETINRFCSANGIHLILQNYPESGNKAMIQISAKELVPLVDNFRKFSLLWKAGGKREEYIRPDGHCSGRGCALMAENVLEVLEAKGWL
- a CDS encoding transposase — its product is MSRQLRIEFENAYYHVMSCGNTRSRIFRDNDDRVKFISYLEETYRKFGILIHSYCLLRNHYHLFIRTPQPSLCKAMHFINASYTKYYNSKYKRKGHLFAGRFRAILIDSDNYALTVSTYIHLNPVRAGIIVQPWKYEWSSCFYFTGTDLEIPEFIDTSLILEYFKGKNGGKNKAYLDYLTEKIGQNDKDPGELAEAGLILGSEEFSNRIKNRYVKVLKKDRSIPAIGQLQKDKNLIQMLWEQLKKFDWASENEKRKFSIFLLQKHTDANLAELQRLFPELSVSGVSQAGRRMRISMEQDKTVQKRMEEIEKQILSIV
- a CDS encoding homoserine kinase, producing MPVKTTISEADLPNILTDYDLGEYRGFKTFANGAGQTTLLLETSAGKFVLRYYENRPQKHVFFEIQLLNYLRSVNFPVPAILKNRSGELFGTYKEKPFIIIEFVEGEHGENPNDIFDGKEVAEVIKAVASLHNLTKNYTPEYFKDREIFDVAYCWKEFVNKHSLLAKSEKGKWFKAELDKLEFPASLPKGLCHADLNYGNFLFKNGKIVAVLDFDMSFYTYLIYDIASLIYWWTWPPGMKVKEKQAAQIVSEYSKSRELSKEERMHIYDTLKLIILLGISWSEEGDFENEKEKIEFLNSMGRINFMLKLEIENV
- a CDS encoding helix-turn-helix transcriptional regulator — protein: MSQGDVARILDVHRSYVSGLERGRRNQSLLTVHKVAKALGVSSNNLLK